Proteins from one Monodelphis domestica isolate mMonDom1 chromosome 6, mMonDom1.pri, whole genome shotgun sequence genomic window:
- the LOC100022131 gene encoding E3 ubiquitin-protein ligase TRIM39-like: MAKASALESLQVEASCAICLDYLKDPVTIDCGHNFCRTCILRAWEELEEHFPCPVCRRRFPLRIFRTNRQLGNVAEIVRKLSPKCSKRRRPEEAVCEKHQQALSLFCEKEREVVCLMCCISCEHRDHRVGPVDQAAASHKKKLRAYLGPLQRQVEDLRHFLAGEQRKPGLLREKVENRRQKLQSETEKLHHLLDEEHQAVLRRLEDEEKDILQKLSENVAMLLDHDTMLHKLICEIQERCQLPSVEALRGIKHIVSKCESAKIPAAVSLELKEDICSFPLQHFALKKMIKKFKVDITLDPATAHPNLVLSDDRKSVKFVEKKQDLPDVPERFTFYPFVLGSEGFLSGRYYWEVEVGDKTEWTLGVCYDSVTRKGKINLSPADGYWRLRWDKNGYTAHTRTPNILLLKIKPKRIGVFLDYDLGEVSFYNVNDRSHIYTFADTFTEKLRPFFYPGVHSLPLILRPVTDWE; this comes from the coding sequence ATGGCCAAGGCTAGCGCTCTAGAAAGTCTCCAGGTGGAGGCGAGCTGCGCGATCTGCCTGGATTATCTAAAAGACCCAGTGACCATCGACTGTGGCCACAACTTCTGCCGTACTTGCATCCTCCGCGCCTGGGAGGAGCTGGAGGAGCACTTCCCGTGCCCAGTGTGCCGCCGCCGATTCCCTCTGCGGATTTTCCGTACCAACCGGCAGCTAGGCAATGTGGCGGAGATCGTGCGAAAGCTGAGCCCCAAGTGCAGCAAGCGGAGACGGCCCGAAGAAGCGGTGTGCGAGAAGCACCAGCAGGCGCTGAGCCTCTTTTGCGAGAAGGAGCGCGAGGTGGTATGCCTTATGTGCTGCATTTCGTGCGAACATCGCGACCACCGCGTGGGCCCCGTCGACCAGGCGGCCGCGAGCCACAAGAAGAAGCTGCGCGCCTACCTGGGGCCGCTGCAACGGCAGGTGGAGGACTTGCGCCACTTCTTGGCGGGCGAGCAGAGGAAGCCCGGCTTGCTGCGGGAGAAAGTGGAGAACCGACGGCAGAAGCTCCAGTCGGAGACTGAGAAGCTGCACCACCTTCTGGACGAGGAGCACCAGGCGGTGCTGCGGAGGCTGGAGGACGAGGAGAAGGACATCCTGCAGAAGCTGAGCGAGAACGTGGCCATGCTCCTGGACCACGATACCATGCTACACAAACTTATCTGCGAGATCCAGGAAAGATGCCAGCTCCCGTCGGTGGAGGCCCTCCGGGGAATCAAGCACATCGTCAGCAAGTGCGAGAGCGCCAAGATTCCGGCTGCTGTCTCCCTAGAGCTGAAGGAAGACATCTGCAGCTTCCCCCTGCAGCATTTTGCGCTCAAGAAGATGATCAAGAAGTTTAAAGTGGACATCACTCTAGACCCGGCCACAGCGCACCCCAATCTGGTCCTCTCGGACGACCGCAAAAGCGTGAAGTTTGTTGAGAAAAAGCAAGATCTCCCGGACGTCCCGGAGAGATTTACATTTTACCCGTTTGTCTTGGGTTCCGAAGGCTTTTTGTCCGGCAGATATTATTGGGAGGTGGAGGTCGGAGACAAGACTGAGTGGACTCTGGGGGTCTGCTATGACTCAGTAACCAGGAAAGGGAAGATTAATTTATCACCTGCGGATGGCTACTGGAGACTGAGGTGGGACAAGAATGGATACACTGCCCACACGAGGACCCCCAATATCCTGCTCCTAAAAATAAAGCCGAAGCGAATTGGAGTTTTTCTGGACTATGACTTGGGGGAGGTTTCCTTTTATAATGTGAATGACAGGTCTCATATTTATACCTTCGCTGATACTTTTACAGAAAAACTTAGACCTTTTTTCTACCCTGGGGTCCATTCATTGCCTCTTATTCTGAGACCAGTAACAGAttgggaatga
- the TMEM192 gene encoding transmembrane protein 192: MAAGTRLEDGSLDLTQSMEDDPILDGQLLPQHSLHVHFRPRFHALPTVIIANLLLLIHVVFVVLAFLTGLLCSYPNPNEDKCPGNYINPFKVQTVIILGKVILWVFHVLLERYIQYHHSQVRNQGYIMMYRSTRHLKRLSLMIHSTGNAALLLILCIQHSFPNHSTLYLDFILAVLAVELICSMICLVIYTVKVRKFNKAKPRPDIIEEEKMYAYTNNSTSETGFRTSSCLEEVVEKQGDIIEYLKRHNALLSKRLLAFTSPDSASQPRRE; the protein is encoded by the exons GGTTCGCTGGATCTCACACAGAGTATGGAAGATGACCCCATTCTAGATGGTCAGCTTCTGCCACAGCATTCACTGCACGTTCATTTCAGACCTAGATTCCATGCTCTTCCCACAGTCATCATAGCAAATCTCCTCTTGTTAATACAT gtTGTATTCGTTGTTTTAGCATTTTTAACAGGTTTGCTTTGTTCTTATCCTAATCCAAATGAGGACAAATGTCCAGGAAACTACATCAATCCGTTTAAGGTTCAGACTGTAATCATCCTTGGAAAAGTGATTTTATGGGTCTTCCATGTGCTTCTTGAACGTTACATCCAGTACCACCATAGCCAAGTGAGAAATCAAGGCTACATCATGATGTACAGATCCACTAGACATCTTAAAAGACTGTCATTAATGATCCACTCAACTG GCAATGCAGCACTGCTCCTCATCTTGTGTATACAGCACTCTTTCCCCAATCACAGTACCCTCTATCTCGACTTCATCCTGGCAGTCCTGGCCGTGGAGCTGATCTGTTCCATGATATGTCTGGTCATTTATACAG tgaaagtaagaaaatttaATAAAGCCAAACCAAGACCTGATATaattgaagaagagaagatgtaTGCATATACCAATAATAGTACCTCAGAGACTGGATTCAG GACTAGTTCCTGTCTAGAAGAAGTAGTTGAAAAGCAAGGAGATATAATTGAATACCTGAAACGACACAATGCCCTGTTAAGCAAGCGACTGCTGGCCTTCACATCCCCAGATTCAGCTTCTCAGCCAAGGAGAGAATGA